One Syntrophales bacterium DNA window includes the following coding sequences:
- a CDS encoding biopolymer transporter ExbD — MKYSRNQRGSRKPLADINVVPLVDVILVLLLIFMVAAPMLQMGIDVNLPRVTARTVDVGEEKLVLTINADQEIYINRYKASLDDLNAKLENIFAARIDREIFMRADKTVPYGFVVQVMSEVRKAGVDRLGMITDPPEE, encoded by the coding sequence ATGAAATATTCGAGAAACCAGCGGGGGAGCAGGAAGCCCCTCGCGGACATAAACGTTGTGCCACTGGTGGATGTGATTCTTGTGCTGCTGCTCATATTCATGGTGGCGGCACCCATGCTCCAGATGGGCATCGACGTGAATCTTCCCAGGGTGACGGCGCGGACCGTCGATGTGGGTGAGGAAAAGCTGGTACTGACGATAAACGCGGACCAGGAAATATATATCAATCGTTATAAAGCTTCACTGGACGACTTGAACGCGAAGCTGGAAAACATATTCGCCGCCAGGATCGACCGGGAGATATTTATGCGGGCCGATAAAACGGTCCCCTACGGATTTGTGGTTCAAGTCATGTCGGAGGTGCGGAAGGCTGGGGTGGATCGACTCGGAATGATTACGGATCCGCCGGAGGAATAA